From one Geoalkalibacter halelectricus genomic stretch:
- a CDS encoding transposase → MYHPDVHNRQSIRLRDFDYGVAGAYFVTICTWRRECLFGDVVDADTRLNDVGMVVRDEWLRTPQVRPNVVLDEIVVMPNHFHAILWIIDPVGARRAVPLVNHPKRFNGQRPIVGARRAVPAFDHAVACPNLALQNQGTGPRNQSTLSQNQGTVLRSQGTARRAPTVEKFGRPVAGSLATIVRSFKSAATKRINALRDNPGCPVWQRNYYEHVIRGERDLYAIRKYITDNPTQWELDTNHPSRI, encoded by the coding sequence ATGTACCACCCCGATGTGCACAACCGGCAGTCCATCCGGTTACGGGATTTTGATTATGGCGTTGCCGGGGCGTATTTTGTGACGATTTGTACCTGGCGGCGCGAGTGTTTGTTTGGTGATGTGGTGGATGCTGATACGCGATTGAATGATGTTGGGATGGTGGTGCGGGATGAATGGTTGCGCACCCCGCAGGTACGGCCCAACGTCGTATTGGATGAAATTGTCGTGATGCCGAATCATTTTCACGCGATTTTGTGGATCATTGACCCCGTAGGGGCACGGCGTGCCGTGCCCTTGGTGAATCACCCGAAACGTTTCAATGGACAACGCCCAATCGTAGGGGCACGACGCGCCGTGCCCGCATTTGACCATGCCGTGGCCTGTCCGAATTTGGCGTTGCAAAACCAGGGTACGGGGCCACGAAACCAAAGCACGTTGTCGCAAAACCAGGGTACGGTGTTACGGAGCCAGGGCACGGCACGCCGTGCCCCTACGGTCGAAAAATTCGGGCGGCCCGTTGCGGGTTCTTTGGCGACCATTGTCCGATCATTCAAATCCGCCGCCACAAAACGCATCAACGCATTGCGCGACAATCCGGGTTGTCCGGTATGGCAACGCAATTATTACGAACACGTGATCCGCGGCGAACGGGATTTGTACGCGATCCGGAAATACATCACCGACAACCCGACGCAATGGGAATTGGACACCAACCATCCATCGCGGATTTAA
- a CDS encoding NAD-dependent epimerase/dehydratase family protein, whose translation MTLKVSPSVSIRIGFVGTGFIADLHMEAIKRIKGVQVVACCDLNRWRADNFAKRWNIVKAYDDLDSFIEEQALDVVHVLVPPDKHVPIAKRFIERGVKVFLEKPMAPTIAECQDLVDAARGQGIDVGVNHNFVFYPLFQRLKKDLASGMIGRPEYVTAFYGGPLGQLDFGKFGHWMFAQPGNVLLEQGPHPISQVMDILGDVTAVNGKAGERRELGKDQFFYGRWEALLECERGNAFVHLSFGAKHSPQRLIGVYGQDGAILVDLLNNRYLRQPKSIFPDYLDPTARAMRYFGPALEGFKDFGAYFLGKVKLKDRSDPFFMTMKNAIAAFYHALLSHRPVPCSAENGLKVIQTCEQWIRSANLPPNPVSEIALPEIGAGPDDEVLVTGATGFVGKAVVEKLISQGKKVRIFVRSARGLPASLQVPEVRAVVGDMTDTEALRQAVSGVKSVVHLAHSLGSNWREFEQLNIVPAETLARACMEFGVERFVFASTIAAFCYADLPQTPSGLGMVNAESPVDQKPLERNHYARSKILIEERLLQMVPEGLPLVIARPGIVVGRDGILTHSGVGQWSRDNVCAFWGMGHNALPFVLVDDVADALVAMLERDGVVGKTLNLIGDVRLSAREYIRELNAISGRRIKSFPYPTRLCFASDALKYGIKWVTGDREGLLSYRDLANRSALSDFDCSAEKELLSWEPCKDPKVFVQQAIGWAFKEDGK comes from the coding sequence ATGACTTTGAAGGTATCACCGTCAGTAAGTATCCGCATCGGGTTTGTCGGCACCGGTTTTATTGCCGATTTGCATATGGAAGCCATAAAGCGCATCAAGGGTGTTCAGGTTGTTGCCTGTTGCGACTTGAATCGCTGGCGTGCCGACAATTTTGCGAAACGTTGGAATATCGTTAAAGCATATGACGATCTCGACAGTTTCATCGAAGAACAAGCCTTGGATGTGGTGCATGTCCTGGTGCCGCCCGACAAACATGTGCCGATTGCCAAGCGTTTCATTGAAAGAGGCGTCAAGGTCTTTCTCGAAAAACCGATGGCTCCGACCATCGCCGAATGTCAAGATCTGGTGGATGCCGCCCGCGGCCAAGGGATTGACGTCGGGGTGAATCACAACTTTGTTTTCTATCCTCTTTTCCAGCGGCTGAAAAAGGACTTGGCCTCCGGAATGATCGGCCGTCCCGAATATGTGACCGCTTTTTACGGCGGGCCCTTAGGCCAATTGGATTTCGGCAAATTCGGCCACTGGATGTTCGCTCAACCTGGCAATGTCCTTCTGGAACAGGGACCCCATCCCATTTCCCAGGTGATGGATATTCTGGGCGATGTGACAGCCGTCAACGGCAAAGCCGGTGAGCGGCGCGAACTGGGCAAGGATCAGTTTTTTTACGGACGCTGGGAGGCGTTGCTGGAATGTGAGCGGGGCAACGCGTTTGTGCACCTGTCGTTTGGCGCCAAACATTCCCCGCAACGTCTGATTGGTGTTTACGGACAGGATGGCGCCATTCTGGTCGATCTCCTCAACAATCGCTACCTGCGTCAGCCTAAATCCATATTTCCCGACTACCTCGACCCCACCGCTCGCGCTATGCGCTATTTTGGGCCGGCCCTGGAGGGGTTCAAGGATTTCGGTGCATACTTTCTCGGCAAGGTCAAACTCAAGGACCGCTCCGATCCGTTTTTCATGACCATGAAAAATGCGATCGCCGCATTTTATCATGCATTGCTCAGCCACCGGCCTGTGCCGTGTTCGGCGGAAAACGGGCTCAAGGTCATTCAGACCTGTGAACAGTGGATCCGTTCTGCAAACCTGCCGCCCAACCCCGTTTCCGAGATTGCTCTGCCCGAGATCGGGGCTGGGCCTGATGATGAGGTGCTGGTGACCGGGGCCACTGGTTTTGTCGGCAAGGCGGTGGTGGAAAAGCTGATCTCCCAAGGGAAAAAAGTGCGCATCTTCGTGCGCAGCGCCCGGGGGCTGCCGGCCAGCCTTCAGGTGCCCGAAGTGCGTGCCGTGGTGGGTGACATGACCGATACCGAGGCTTTGCGGCAAGCGGTCTCTGGCGTGAAGTCCGTTGTTCATCTGGCCCACAGTCTGGGCAGCAACTGGCGCGAGTTTGAACAACTCAACATCGTGCCGGCCGAAACGCTGGCTCGAGCCTGTATGGAATTTGGCGTTGAGCGATTTGTCTTTGCCAGCACCATCGCGGCTTTTTGTTATGCCGACCTGCCCCAGACACCGAGCGGCCTGGGTATGGTCAACGCAGAATCGCCGGTCGACCAGAAACCTCTGGAGCGCAACCACTATGCGCGATCCAAAATTTTAATCGAAGAGCGCCTTTTGCAGATGGTGCCCGAAGGGTTGCCGCTGGTGATTGCCCGACCTGGCATCGTTGTCGGGCGTGACGGAATCCTTACACACAGCGGGGTGGGGCAATGGTCGCGCGACAACGTGTGTGCATTCTGGGGGATGGGTCATAATGCGCTGCCCTTTGTGCTGGTGGACGATGTCGCCGATGCCCTGGTTGCGATGCTCGAACGCGACGGGGTGGTTGGAAAAACATTGAACCTGATCGGTGATGTGCGGCTGTCTGCCCGTGAGTATATTCGCGAACTGAATGCCATCAGCGGGCGTCGCATCAAGAGTTTTCCTTATCCCACCAGGCTGTGCTTTGCTTCGGATGCTTTGAAGTATGGTATCAAGTGGGTCACCGGCGACCGCGAAGGTCTGCTGAGCTATCGTGACCTAGCCAATCGCTCCGCCCTCTCGGATTTTGACTGTAGCGCAGAGAAAGAACTTTTGAGCTGGGAGCCCTGCAAGGATCCGAAGGTTTTTGTCCAGCAGGCCATCGGTTGGGCCTTTAAAGAGGATGGGAAATGA
- a CDS encoding aminoglycoside phosphotransferase family protein, with protein sequence MSGAEYKSEVCAIPWFSALYPKGELKGVNVVRSSCVDELGDASALLKEGLGLHVVFEEGGRVARALRLAKTIRNFSHAGLACQVVGLVGAVERPQLAAPLRRPILRYVGSVAFRGTDSPARAFLKRIIGFLPMSLVWQGPLVLVAASSLDTFDRFALLTGDRQIVFLFKPGVVAPWAVCKSGNFEALDVERRNHAWAVRLLGKRVPALLKEDVMGGLTMEALPERLLGNMVAQAWMNRREVFVREACRHFEFCREVYQSFVKGGSLERAEVGAGEIDGLIDGISQLLQDSPNAGQLTDALKALIGVSLPRMIQHCDFCVRNVLVVGGDRDRVLIDWEDMQARCWPLADFALLHLSLKGAYAAMFKTPLSGMEDHPAISRAIAETRAKLAGLLDLDERGMRQATLLSLAYLCRQNLMKQRQGTARNIFAELERMARG encoded by the coding sequence TTGAGTGGCGCTGAATATAAATCTGAGGTCTGTGCCATTCCCTGGTTTTCAGCGCTTTATCCCAAGGGGGAGCTTAAGGGGGTTAATGTCGTTCGGTCGTCCTGCGTTGATGAACTGGGAGATGCGTCCGCGTTATTAAAAGAAGGGTTGGGCCTCCATGTAGTTTTTGAGGAGGGTGGGAGGGTTGCCAGAGCTTTGCGTCTGGCAAAAACTATTCGTAATTTTTCCCATGCTGGTTTGGCCTGCCAGGTTGTCGGTTTGGTAGGGGCGGTTGAAAGGCCCCAGCTTGCCGCGCCGCTGCGGCGCCCTATTTTGCGTTACGTCGGTTCTGTCGCTTTTCGGGGTACGGATTCCCCCGCGCGTGCTTTTTTAAAGCGCATTATCGGCTTTTTGCCTATGTCTCTTGTTTGGCAGGGTCCGCTGGTTCTAGTCGCGGCAAGCTCTTTGGACACATTTGATCGGTTCGCCCTGCTCACTGGTGATCGGCAGATTGTCTTTTTATTCAAACCTGGCGTTGTGGCCCCCTGGGCTGTATGCAAAAGCGGAAATTTTGAGGCGCTCGATGTAGAGAGGCGCAATCATGCCTGGGCTGTTCGTCTTCTGGGGAAGCGTGTTCCCGCGCTGCTCAAGGAGGATGTCATGGGTGGGCTGACCATGGAGGCGCTCCCCGAGAGGCTATTGGGGAATATGGTTGCGCAAGCCTGGATGAATCGCCGAGAGGTGTTTGTCCGCGAAGCGTGTCGGCACTTCGAGTTCTGCCGGGAGGTTTATCAAAGTTTTGTCAAGGGCGGGTCGCTGGAGAGAGCCGAGGTGGGTGCCGGCGAGATAGATGGGCTGATCGATGGGATTTCGCAGTTACTGCAGGATTCTCCAAATGCTGGCCAACTCACCGATGCTTTGAAAGCGCTGATCGGTGTTTCTCTGCCACGGATGATTCAGCATTGCGATTTTTGCGTCCGCAATGTTCTGGTGGTCGGTGGCGATCGTGACCGGGTTCTGATCGATTGGGAGGATATGCAGGCGCGCTGTTGGCCTCTGGCTGACTTTGCCTTGCTGCACCTTTCGCTAAAAGGGGCCTACGCGGCAATGTTTAAAACTCCTCTGAGCGGCATGGAGGATCATCCTGCGATTTCAAGAGCCATTGCCGAAACCCGGGCGAAGCTTGCCGGGCTGCTGGATCTGGATGAACGGGGGATGCGGCAGGCCACTCTGCTCAGCTTGGCTTATCTGTGTCGGCAGAATCTCATGAAACAACGTCAGGGAACCGCCCGCAATATTTTTGCGGAATTAGAGCGCATGGCGCGCGGGTAG
- a CDS encoding glycosyltransferase family 4 protein, with the protein MKKADFSQNILEVCLISPFPPPFGGMAIQAEKVADLLREQGCDVVEVRTNASNGHDHVFSRVPGVRSIINLVRFLRDLDGALRKTDVVYFLTGFFNFYFWVTFPALVLIYVRRKPVVLSARGGDAARFFRRYGKLVGPVLRRADKITTPSGFLRDVFRDAFALEAQVIPNIADLEQFVFCRRTQFRPRFLVTRNLEHIYGIDTVLRAFALVRDKHAQATLDIAGGGSLRAPLEQLTTALDIADAVTFHGPVNHEQIQRLYGQCDIYVNASRVDNLPGSLLEAFASGLPVVSTRAGGIPYMVEEGVTGLLVDVDDYQALADQILRLLDNPALGASLADAAYAESQKYARKNVAPQLVGLLAKHARM; encoded by the coding sequence GTGAAAAAAGCTGATTTTTCACAAAATATACTTGAAGTGTGTCTCATTTCGCCGTTTCCGCCGCCCTTCGGCGGCATGGCGATTCAGGCTGAGAAGGTTGCCGATCTGCTGCGCGAGCAGGGCTGCGATGTCGTCGAGGTGCGCACCAATGCGTCCAACGGTCATGACCATGTGTTCTCTCGAGTGCCTGGGGTGCGTTCCATCATCAACCTGGTGCGGTTTCTGCGCGACCTTGACGGCGCTTTGCGCAAAACCGATGTGGTCTATTTTCTGACGGGTTTTTTCAATTTCTATTTCTGGGTCACGTTTCCAGCGCTTGTCCTGATTTATGTCCGTCGCAAACCCGTGGTGCTCAGTGCGCGGGGCGGAGATGCCGCACGGTTTTTTCGGCGCTATGGCAAATTGGTAGGGCCTGTGCTGCGTCGGGCGGACAAAATCACCACGCCCTCGGGATTTTTGCGCGATGTTTTCCGCGACGCTTTCGCCCTGGAAGCGCAGGTCATCCCCAACATAGCCGACCTGGAGCAGTTTGTTTTTTGCCGACGCACCCAGTTCCGCCCCCGGTTTCTGGTGACGCGCAACCTTGAGCATATTTACGGCATCGACACTGTTTTGCGTGCCTTCGCCCTGGTGCGGGACAAGCATGCCCAGGCGACCCTCGACATCGCCGGCGGCGGCAGTCTGCGCGCGCCGTTGGAACAACTCACCACCGCTCTCGATATCGCCGATGCCGTCACCTTTCACGGCCCTGTCAATCACGAACAAATTCAACGCCTTTATGGGCAATGCGATATCTACGTCAATGCCTCGCGGGTTGATAATTTGCCCGGTTCTCTGCTAGAGGCCTTCGCCAGTGGATTGCCAGTGGTCTCCACCCGCGCCGGCGGCATTCCCTACATGGTTGAAGAGGGCGTTACGGGGTTGCTGGTCGATGTAGATGATTACCAGGCATTGGCCGATCAGATTTTGCGCCTTCTCGACAACCCCGCGCTGGGTGCGTCCCTGGCCGATGCCGCCTACGCCGAGTCGCAGAAATACGCCCGCAAAAACGTCGCCCCGCAATTGGTGGGTTTGTTGGCGAAACACGCCCGGATGTAG
- a CDS encoding transposase produces MHNPGAHNRQSIWLRDFDYAGTGGYFVTVCTWRREYLFGDVVDGDMRLNDVGMVVRDQWLRTPQIRTNVALDEFVVMPNHFHAIMWIIDPVGARRAVPLVNHPKRFNGQRPPVGARRAVPAFDHAVVCPNIASQNQGTVSQNQGTVLRSQGTARRAPTVEKFGRPVAGSLATIVRSFKSAATKRINTLRGNPGSPVWQRNYYEHVIRGDRDLYAARQYITDNPTKWELDINHPTQI; encoded by the coding sequence ATGCACAACCCCGGTGCGCACAACCGGCAATCCATCTGGTTGCGGGATTTCGATTATGCCGGCACCGGCGGGTATTTCGTAACGGTGTGCACCTGGCGGCGCGAATATTTGTTTGGAGATGTGGTGGATGGTGATATGCGGTTGAATGATGTTGGGATGGTGGTGCGGGACCAATGGTTGCGCACCCCGCAAATTCGCACCAATGTTGCATTGGATGAATTTGTCGTGATGCCGAATCATTTTCACGCGATTATGTGGATCATTGACCCCGTAGGGGCACGGCGTGCCGTGCCCTTGGTGAATCACCCGAAACGTTTCAATGGACAACGCCCACCCGTAGGGGCACGGCGTGCCGTGCCCGCATTTGACCATGCCGTGGTTTGTCCAAATATCGCGTCGCAAAACCAGGGCACGGTGTCGCAAAACCAGGGTACGGTGTTGCGGAGCCAGGGCACGGCACGCCGTGCCCCTACGGTCGAAAAATTCGGGCGGCCCGTTGCGGGTTCTTTGGCGACCATTGTCCGATCATTCAAATCCGCCGCCACCAAACGCATCAACACATTGCGCGGCAATCCTGGTTCTCCGGTATGGCAACGCAATTATTACGAACACGTGATTCGCGGCGACCGCGATTTGTACGCGGCCCGTCAATACATCACCGACAACCCGACGAAATGGGAATTGGATATCAACCATCCAACGCAAATTTAA
- a CDS encoding polysaccharide deacetylase family protein: protein MPSQLDILTFHRIMPRGEKYFIPPMAMDVRTFTRLIERLVAADRVVDLQEGVKLLRSGELMGRKVAITFDDGYLDNFVWARDVLLRVGAPATFFVPLTPIDNQDVYWWDHLYDMVSRDDQSFFKWALSRNNPQALNKALENAALSRSRSHGERCRVLVQAANRLGEQDRKSFLGALVDEFGPCRAERLLMNWDELRQMQTEGFSIGSHSVSHIPLTDLEPQAARYEITASADLLKDRLGCRPAGFCYPRGAFRESHAEMVKDCGYDFAVTTCFGGNDGACDPFVLKRRNMSDYQGVRAWFPVAMHLFELSGRLDGLLAARRSA from the coding sequence ATGCCTTCACAGCTGGACATTTTGACCTTTCACCGCATCATGCCCCGTGGGGAAAAATATTTTATTCCCCCCATGGCCATGGATGTGCGCACATTTACCCGCTTGATCGAGCGACTTGTGGCGGCGGACCGGGTGGTGGATCTGCAAGAGGGGGTGAAGTTGCTGCGCAGCGGCGAGTTGATGGGCCGCAAGGTCGCCATCACCTTTGATGACGGCTATTTGGATAATTTCGTATGGGCGCGTGATGTTTTGTTGCGTGTCGGGGCGCCCGCCACATTTTTCGTGCCTTTGACGCCCATTGATAATCAGGATGTTTACTGGTGGGATCATCTGTACGATATGGTGAGTCGAGATGACCAATCGTTTTTTAAATGGGCACTTTCACGCAACAACCCACAGGCTCTGAATAAGGCCCTGGAAAATGCCGCGCTATCCCGATCAAGGTCGCACGGCGAGCGCTGTCGTGTGCTGGTGCAGGCTGCAAACAGGTTGGGAGAGCAGGATAGGAAGAGCTTTCTTGGCGCTCTGGTCGATGAGTTTGGCCCCTGCCGGGCGGAGCGTCTGCTGATGAACTGGGATGAATTGCGCCAGATGCAAACGGAAGGCTTCTCCATCGGCTCTCATTCCGTCTCTCACATCCCCCTGACTGATCTCGAGCCGCAGGCTGCCCGGTATGAAATTACCGCATCGGCTGACCTTCTCAAGGATCGGCTGGGGTGCCGCCCGGCCGGCTTCTGTTACCCGCGCGGCGCCTTCAGAGAAAGTCATGCCGAGATGGTGAAAGATTGCGGCTATGATTTTGCCGTAACGACCTGCTTCGGTGGTAACGACGGCGCCTGCGATCCCTTTGTTCTTAAGCGGCGTAACATGTCAGATTACCAAGGAGTGCGCGCATGGTTTCCGGTAGCCATGCATCTATTCGAACTCAGCGGGCGGCTTGATGGGTTGCTCGCAGCCCGAAGATCGGCTTGA
- a CDS encoding O-antigen ligase family protein, whose product MLPLKTILYLALFLTAFFASIYKHPIIGVYAYLVTYNINPLGQWWGRFLPGFATRYAMLLALAIGLGVLFHKSKLRFGRFFEGQELLLISFVGVMWLSIVVGQSGGMDYNIDKMTKVLLVLLMASHVITTKRYFEGMIWVFVICGLYLGYELYGGAGSMRGGRYQSGVGGSDFGEGNFLAAHFGFVLPFVGVLFLKGGWKVRLLCVVAAAFIVNAIVITLSRGAFLGLAVGGVMAVLLSARLSRYRGKIIVLLIVGLLGGLYLTHDGFWYRMTSIQAVDGERDLSAQGRLDAWDGAWRMAQDYPLGVGVGRFFNHIGEYHSHIAGVDTHNTYLRCLAELGFHGFAILVLMIFTAFFMLWQIDRRASELTPERANFFHLYAYATKIALFVYLTAAMFVSSVYIEEFYWLLMFPVFLKRALDNEFLDAATEDNLSKVAKSAQLNNLKSHV is encoded by the coding sequence ATGTTGCCTTTAAAAACCATCCTCTACCTGGCGCTGTTCCTGACGGCTTTTTTTGCAAGCATCTATAAGCACCCCATCATCGGCGTTTATGCCTATCTGGTTACTTATAACATTAACCCGTTGGGTCAATGGTGGGGGCGTTTTTTGCCGGGCTTCGCCACACGTTACGCCATGTTGTTGGCCCTTGCCATCGGCCTCGGCGTCTTGTTTCACAAATCCAAGCTTCGCTTCGGTCGTTTTTTCGAGGGTCAGGAGTTGCTGCTAATCTCGTTTGTCGGGGTTATGTGGCTATCTATTGTGGTCGGCCAGAGCGGCGGCATGGATTACAACATCGACAAGATGACCAAGGTTCTTTTGGTCTTGCTCATGGCCAGCCATGTAATTACCACCAAACGGTACTTCGAGGGGATGATCTGGGTTTTTGTGATCTGTGGCCTCTATCTTGGTTACGAACTCTACGGAGGCGCGGGTTCCATGCGGGGCGGGCGTTACCAGTCCGGAGTCGGCGGATCCGATTTCGGTGAGGGCAATTTTCTGGCAGCTCATTTCGGTTTTGTGCTGCCTTTCGTGGGAGTTCTATTCCTCAAGGGGGGCTGGAAGGTAAGGCTTCTGTGTGTTGTCGCCGCGGCATTTATAGTCAATGCCATTGTCATCACGCTTTCACGCGGCGCATTCCTCGGGCTGGCGGTTGGTGGGGTAATGGCTGTGCTTCTCTCCGCACGCCTGTCGCGGTATCGGGGTAAAATCATTGTCCTGCTCATCGTTGGCCTATTGGGGGGGCTGTATCTTACCCATGATGGCTTCTGGTATCGCATGACATCTATTCAGGCCGTTGATGGTGAGCGTGATCTCTCCGCTCAGGGTCGCCTTGATGCTTGGGATGGGGCTTGGCGCATGGCTCAGGACTATCCATTGGGTGTGGGCGTTGGGAGATTTTTTAATCATATCGGCGAGTATCATTCCCATATTGCTGGTGTAGATACTCACAACACTTATCTGCGTTGCCTCGCGGAGCTTGGTTTTCATGGCTTTGCAATTCTTGTGCTTATGATATTCACCGCTTTTTTTATGTTGTGGCAAATAGATAGGAGAGCAAGCGAACTCACGCCGGAAAGGGCGAATTTCTTCCACCTTTACGCCTATGCAACAAAAATTGCACTTTTTGTTTATTTAACTGCTGCTATGTTTGTTTCATCGGTTTATATCGAAGAGTTCTATTGGCTGCTAATGTTCCCAGTGTTTCTTAAACGGGCATTGGATAATGAATTTCTGGATGCCGCGACTGAAGATAATCTATCCAAGGTTGCAAAAAGTGCGCAACTTAACAATTTAAAAAGTCATGTTTAG
- a CDS encoding helix-turn-helix domain-containing protein: MKAQIIEKNGKPEYAVIPYEDYLRMLAQIEDKVDAQAVAEFHENYVAGREQLVPAEILRRELEGESPIKLWREHRGLIQQELADRVGISKPYLSQIESGKRQGTIETLSAIARALDVSLELLTD, translated from the coding sequence ATGAAAGCACAGATTATCGAAAAAAACGGTAAGCCGGAATACGCCGTCATTCCCTATGAAGATTACCTTCGAATGCTTGCGCAAATTGAGGATAAGGTTGATGCACAGGCCGTTGCTGAATTTCACGAAAACTATGTCGCCGGCCGCGAACAGCTTGTCCCCGCCGAAATTCTCCGGCGCGAGCTTGAGGGTGAATCGCCCATTAAACTTTGGCGTGAGCATCGTGGCTTGATTCAGCAGGAACTCGCCGACAGGGTTGGTATCAGCAAGCCGTATCTCTCCCAGATCGAGTCCGGAAAGCGTCAAGGTACCATAGAAACCCTTTCTGCCATTGCTCGCGCACTTGATGTGTCGTTGGAATTGCTGACTGATTAA
- a CDS encoding FkbM family methyltransferase — translation MSDLLKGIVKNYIRPLIIPIFRFYIRYFPLSLGKKHVWSAVGSYFQYAKYPYTAKTLFGGKFSGNTVDVIQKFIYYFGIWEPALTYWIRERLKPGDIFVDVGANIGYFTVLASEMVGDDGGVVSVEASPSIFEELNRTIERNGIQNVRTLNLAVSNSVGKVGIYKSSEKNIGETSILEGRGVLEAEVDSAPLPDILLPSEKEKVRIVKIDVEGAEYFVLDGMRDLLKACPRMEVVVEINPGRLKSLGKSLEEIFEMFEREGFQAYVVHNDYSAESCLTSRKLLMPKPLNKEGFSRQTDVIFTREILEGVPS, via the coding sequence ATGAGTGATCTTCTAAAGGGTATTGTAAAAAACTATATAAGACCTCTGATCATACCGATTTTTCGCTTCTACATTAGATACTTTCCTCTTTCCTTGGGAAAAAAACATGTTTGGAGCGCAGTGGGGTCGTACTTTCAATATGCTAAATATCCATACACTGCTAAAACTTTGTTTGGGGGGAAGTTTTCTGGAAATACAGTGGATGTCATCCAAAAGTTTATCTACTACTTCGGTATTTGGGAGCCCGCTCTGACTTATTGGATTCGGGAACGCCTTAAGCCCGGCGATATTTTCGTCGACGTCGGCGCAAATATTGGATATTTCACAGTTCTTGCTTCGGAAATGGTAGGGGATGATGGAGGGGTCGTGAGTGTCGAGGCATCACCGAGTATTTTCGAGGAATTGAACAGGACGATTGAACGGAATGGCATCCAAAATGTGAGAACCTTGAACTTGGCAGTTTCAAATAGTGTCGGCAAGGTTGGGATCTACAAGTCGTCGGAGAAAAATATTGGAGAAACTTCAATCCTTGAGGGGAGGGGAGTCCTGGAGGCTGAGGTGGACTCGGCTCCATTGCCGGACATCCTGCTTCCTTCTGAAAAGGAGAAGGTCCGTATTGTTAAGATCGACGTGGAGGGGGCAGAGTACTTCGTTCTCGACGGAATGCGCGATCTATTGAAGGCTTGCCCCCGTATGGAAGTGGTGGTTGAGATCAACCCCGGTCGATTGAAATCCCTGGGGAAATCCCTTGAAGAAATCTTTGAAATGTTCGAGCGGGAGGGGTTTCAAGCCTATGTTGTACACAATGATTATTCCGCTGAGAGTTGCTTGACGTCCCGAAAACTTCTCATGCCTAAACCTCTTAACAAAGAAGGTTTTTCTCGGCAAACGGATGTAATTTTCACAAGAGAGATCCTTGAAGGGGTGCCCTCTTGA
- a CDS encoding polysaccharide deacetylase family protein has translation MPKPNIFITIDTEHSIGGAFADPALKPVGNDKRIYGRVDGKEYGIPLIMDIADRYGIPLTFFVEVLNKYYFGENETREVCEYILGRGHDVQLHLHPNYLNFREENPGAQRYRDNMSAYSLEEQSALIAEGKELLTRYCGRAPIAFRAGNYGADANTLKALKENGFVIDSSYNAAFPKHSRRICEDQINDAVHLHGVWELPITNFIEDVPFKGRRLKPLDLNGVSFAEMKSVIDQSCPGQGLENLTIILHSFSFVKALDVQYSRCKIRNYVVQRFENLCRFLHERRDALACSNLADFSSKGQFKNGAAEFFKVAPHLSVLRGIEQKVFEF, from the coding sequence ATGCCCAAACCCAACATCTTCATCACCATCGACACCGAACACAGCATCGGCGGTGCGTTTGCCGACCCGGCCCTCAAGCCCGTGGGCAACGACAAACGCATTTATGGGCGGGTTGACGGCAAGGAATACGGCATACCGCTGATCATGGACATCGCGGATCGCTACGGCATCCCCCTCACGTTTTTTGTCGAGGTGCTGAATAAGTATTATTTCGGCGAGAATGAAACCCGCGAGGTGTGCGAATACATTCTTGGGCGCGGGCATGATGTGCAATTACACCTGCATCCCAACTATCTTAATTTCAGAGAAGAAAACCCTGGGGCGCAGCGCTATCGGGATAATATGTCGGCGTATTCGCTGGAGGAGCAATCCGCCCTGATTGCAGAGGGCAAAGAGCTGCTGACCCGCTATTGCGGGCGCGCGCCCATTGCCTTTCGTGCCGGCAATTACGGGGCGGATGCCAATACCCTCAAGGCGCTTAAAGAGAATGGTTTTGTCATTGATAGCTCATACAATGCGGCATTTCCAAAACATAGTCGGCGCATCTGTGAAGATCAGATCAACGATGCTGTGCATTTACACGGTGTTTGGGAATTACCCATAACCAATTTTATTGAGGATGTTCCCTTTAAGGGGCGCAGGCTCAAGCCCCTCGATCTCAACGGCGTGAGCTTTGCTGAAATGAAGTCAGTTATCGACCAATCATGTCCTGGCCAGGGGCTGGAAAATTTGACGATTATTCTGCATTCATTCAGCTTTGTCAAAGCATTGGATGTCCAATATTCCCGTTGTAAAATTCGAAATTATGTTGTGCAGCGGTTTGAAAACCTGTGCCGGTTTCTGCATGAGCGCCGAGATGCGTTGGCTTGTTCGAACTTGGCCGATTTTTCGAGTAAAGGACAATTCAAAAATGGTGCAGCGGAATTTTTCAAAGTTGCCCCGCACTTATCGGTTCTACGTGGTATCGAGCAGAAAGTTTTCGAATTTTAA